A region from the Populus trichocarpa isolate Nisqually-1 chromosome 18, P.trichocarpa_v4.1, whole genome shotgun sequence genome encodes:
- the LOC7458375 gene encoding adenine phosphoribosyltransferase 5 isoform X2, with product MFAAENGLKGDPRLQGISEAIRVVPHFPKPGIMFQDITTLLLDHKAFKDTVDIFVDRYRDMGISVVAGEVIAEAYELEYGTDCLEMHVGAVEPGERAIVIDDLVATGGTLSAAIRLLERMEAEVVECACVIGLREVKGQCRLNGKPLYILVEPRQIDNCC from the exons ATGTTTGCAGCAGAGAATGGACTCAAAGGTGACCCAAGACTACAAGGCATCTCTGAAGCTATTAGGGTGGTGCCTCACTTCCCTAAACCAg GGATAATGTTTCAGGATATAACAACTTTGTTGCTGGATCACAAGGCTTTTAAGGACACAGTGGATATCTTTGTTGATCGCTATAGAGACATGGGCATTTCTGTTGTTGCTG GCGAAGTGATTGCTGAAGCATACGAGCTGGAATATGGAACTGATTGTCTAGAAATGCATGTTGGTGCTGTTGAGCCTGGCGAGCGTGCAATTGTAATAGATGATCTGGTAGCTACAGGAGGGACCTTGTCAGCAGCAATAAGACTCTTGG AACGGATGGAAGCTGAAGTGGTTGAGTGTGCATGTGTCATTGGATTGCGGGAGGTCAAG GGACAGTGCAGGCTCAATGGCAAGCCACTTTATATCCTTGTGGAGCCACGCCAGATTGATAATTGTTGTTAA
- the LOC7458375 gene encoding adenine phosphoribosyltransferase 5 isoform X1: protein MFAAENGLKGDPRLQGISEAIRVVPHFPKPGIMFQDITTLLLDHKAFKDTVDIFVDRYRDMGISVVAGVEARGFMFGPAIALAIGAKFVPLRKPRKLPGEVIAEAYELEYGTDCLEMHVGAVEPGERAIVIDDLVATGGTLSAAIRLLERMEAEVVECACVIGLREVKGQCRLNGKPLYILVEPRQIDNCC from the exons ATGTTTGCAGCAGAGAATGGACTCAAAGGTGACCCAAGACTACAAGGCATCTCTGAAGCTATTAGGGTGGTGCCTCACTTCCCTAAACCAg GGATAATGTTTCAGGATATAACAACTTTGTTGCTGGATCACAAGGCTTTTAAGGACACAGTGGATATCTTTGTTGATCGCTATAGAGACATGGGCATTTCTGTTGTTGCTG GAGTTGAAGCTAGGGGGTTCATGTTTGGCCCAGCAATTGCTTTAGCTATTGGTGCAAAGTTTGTTCCTTTAAGAAAACCCAGAAAGTTGCCAG GCGAAGTGATTGCTGAAGCATACGAGCTGGAATATGGAACTGATTGTCTAGAAATGCATGTTGGTGCTGTTGAGCCTGGCGAGCGTGCAATTGTAATAGATGATCTGGTAGCTACAGGAGGGACCTTGTCAGCAGCAATAAGACTCTTGG AACGGATGGAAGCTGAAGTGGTTGAGTGTGCATGTGTCATTGGATTGCGGGAGGTCAAG GGACAGTGCAGGCTCAATGGCAAGCCACTTTATATCCTTGTGGAGCCACGCCAGATTGATAATTGTTGTTAA
- the LOC7465391 gene encoding uncharacterized protein LOC7465391 isoform X2: MASKVVPAQPVTPFEFELYEDPDHLRTVMASSNQSTHRIDPAKLKLRHRIGRGPFGDVWLATHHQSTEDYDEYHEVAVKMLQPLKEEHMRLVLDKFDGLFSKCQGVENVCFLHGISVMNGKICIVMKFYEGSIGDKMALLKGGKLTLPDVLRYGIELAQGIAELHAKEILVLNLKPCSFLLNENDQAVLGDIGIPYLLFGIPLTSSDMPWRLGTPNYMAPEQWQPEIRGPISSETDSWGFGCSIVEMLTGVLPWCGKSIEEIYDSVVRKQEKPHIPEGLPPPVENILLGCFEYDLRSRPLMTDILRVFKSSQNAVFVDGGWTGFGSRTILEKSSGAGYTEWFLSKDHLQVGDMVRSRRPPNSCKPENMDVPEGTVVGLERNPDRDGFVLVSVHGIHDPLRLPVSTLEKVSFGLAAGDWVHLKEENNKHSPVGILHSINRDGSVAVGFIGVETLWKGKYSELQMAESYFVGQFVRLKTNVLSPRFEWPRKTGGAWATGKIWWILPNGCLIVKFPGRFTIGQENSSFLADPAEVEVVSFNTCPGVVKKYQHLEDFHWAVRPLVIALGIFTAMKVGFFTGKKIRRSRVNRPRGNAVQSNGQYTDGQTSGDGSNQAWFPPSVKNILGVSPAAAR; this comes from the exons ATGGCCAGCAAAGTTGTTCCTGCTCAACCCGTGACTCCTTTCGAGTTTGAGCTTTATGAGGATCCTGATCACCTTAGAACTGTGATGGCCTCGTCGAATCAGTCAACTCACAGGATTGATCCTGCGAAATTGAAACTTAGACATAGAATTGGGAGGGGACCTTTTGGTGATGTTTGGTTGGCTACTCATCATCAATCCACTGAAGATTACGATGAGTATCATGAAGTGGCTGTCAAGATGTTGCAACCTCTTAAGGAGGAACATATGAGGCTTGTGTTGGATAAGTTTGATGGTTTGTTTTCAAAGTGTCAAGGTGTAGAAAATGTGTGTTTTCTACATGGAATTTCAGTTATGAATGGAAAG ATATGCATTGTTATGAAGTTTTATGAGGGATCAATTGGGGACAAAATGGCTCTCCTAAAAGGAGGGAAGCTCACATTACCCGATGTGTTGAg GTATGGGATAGAGTTGGCACAGGGAATTGCAGAGTTGCATGCAAAAGAAATCCTAGTTCTTAACCTTAAACCTTGTAGCTTCCTTCTTAATGAAAATGATCAAGCAGTTCTGGGAGATATTGGTATTCCTTACCTGCTATTCGGAATTCCATTGACAAGCTCAGATATGCCTTGGAGGCTTGGAACCCCAAACTACATGGCTCCAGAACAGTGGCAGCCAGAAATAAGAGGTCCAATATCCTCTGAGACTGATTCGTGGGGATTTGGGTGCAGCATTGTGGAGATGTTGACTGGTGTTCTACCTTGGTGTGGGAAGtcaattgaagaaatttatgaCTCAGTGGTTAGGAAACAAGAGAAACCACATATTCCCGAGGGCCTCCCTCCTCCAgttgaaaatattcttcttGGCTGTTTTGAATATGACTTGAGGAGCCGCCCCTTGATGACAGACATATTACGCGTATTCAAAAG CTCGCAGAATGCAGTTTTTGTAGATGGAGGCTGGACAGGGTTTGGCAGCAGAACAATCCTGGAGAAATCCAGTGGTGCTGGTTACACAGAGTGGTTTCTGTCAAAGGATCATCTGCAAGTGGGAGACATGGTGCGTTCCAGGAGGCCACCTAATTCGTGCAAACCTGAAAATATGGATGTCCCAGAAGGAACTGTAGTGGGTCTAGAACGCAACCCTGATCGAGatggttttgttttggtgaGTGTTCATGGCATCCATGACCCATTAAGACTTCCTGTCTCAACCTTGGAAAAGGTCTCTTTCGGCCTTGCAGCTGGGGATTGGGTACACCTGAAGGAGGAAAACAATAAGCACTCGCCAGTTGGCATTCTTCATTCCATAAATCGTGATGGAAGTGTGGCTGTTGGATTTATAGGTGTGGAAACTCTATGGAAAGGAAAATATTCAGAGCTTCAAATGGCTGAATCATACTTTGTTGGTCAGTTTGTGAGACTGAAAACTAATGTTCTTAGCCCTCGATTTGAATGGCCTCGTAAAACAGGTGGGGCCTGGGCTACTGGGAAGATTTGGTGGATCCTACCTAATGGTTGCCTCATTGTCAAGTTCCCTGGAAGATTTACAATTGGACAAGAAAATAGCAGTTTCTTGGCTGATCCAGCTGAAGTGGaagtagtttcttttaataCTTGTCCTGGGGTCGTCAAAAAATATCAACACCTTGAGGATTTTCACTGGGCTGTACGACCTCTTGTGATAGCTTTGGGTATATTTACAGCCATGAAGGTTGGATTTTTCACTGGGAAGAAAATACGGAGATCAAGAGTGAACAGGCCGCGGGGTAATGCAGTGCAAAGTAATGGCCAATATACGGATGGTCAGACTAGCGGCGATGGTAGCAACCAAGCATGGTTTCCACCATCCGTGAAAAATATCCTTGGTGTTAGCCCTGCTGCTGCCCGGTAG
- the LOC7465391 gene encoding uncharacterized protein LOC7465391 isoform X1 encodes MFFSVGDRMASKVVPAQPVTPFEFELYEDPDHLRTVMASSNQSTHRIDPAKLKLRHRIGRGPFGDVWLATHHQSTEDYDEYHEVAVKMLQPLKEEHMRLVLDKFDGLFSKCQGVENVCFLHGISVMNGKICIVMKFYEGSIGDKMALLKGGKLTLPDVLRYGIELAQGIAELHAKEILVLNLKPCSFLLNENDQAVLGDIGIPYLLFGIPLTSSDMPWRLGTPNYMAPEQWQPEIRGPISSETDSWGFGCSIVEMLTGVLPWCGKSIEEIYDSVVRKQEKPHIPEGLPPPVENILLGCFEYDLRSRPLMTDILRVFKSSQNAVFVDGGWTGFGSRTILEKSSGAGYTEWFLSKDHLQVGDMVRSRRPPNSCKPENMDVPEGTVVGLERNPDRDGFVLVSVHGIHDPLRLPVSTLEKVSFGLAAGDWVHLKEENNKHSPVGILHSINRDGSVAVGFIGVETLWKGKYSELQMAESYFVGQFVRLKTNVLSPRFEWPRKTGGAWATGKIWWILPNGCLIVKFPGRFTIGQENSSFLADPAEVEVVSFNTCPGVVKKYQHLEDFHWAVRPLVIALGIFTAMKVGFFTGKKIRRSRVNRPRGNAVQSNGQYTDGQTSGDGSNQAWFPPSVKNILGVSPAAAR; translated from the exons ATGTTTTTTTCTGTAGGGGATAGAATGGCCAGCAAAGTTGTTCCTGCTCAACCCGTGACTCCTTTCGAGTTTGAGCTTTATGAGGATCCTGATCACCTTAGAACTGTGATGGCCTCGTCGAATCAGTCAACTCACAGGATTGATCCTGCGAAATTGAAACTTAGACATAGAATTGGGAGGGGACCTTTTGGTGATGTTTGGTTGGCTACTCATCATCAATCCACTGAAGATTACGATGAGTATCATGAAGTGGCTGTCAAGATGTTGCAACCTCTTAAGGAGGAACATATGAGGCTTGTGTTGGATAAGTTTGATGGTTTGTTTTCAAAGTGTCAAGGTGTAGAAAATGTGTGTTTTCTACATGGAATTTCAGTTATGAATGGAAAG ATATGCATTGTTATGAAGTTTTATGAGGGATCAATTGGGGACAAAATGGCTCTCCTAAAAGGAGGGAAGCTCACATTACCCGATGTGTTGAg GTATGGGATAGAGTTGGCACAGGGAATTGCAGAGTTGCATGCAAAAGAAATCCTAGTTCTTAACCTTAAACCTTGTAGCTTCCTTCTTAATGAAAATGATCAAGCAGTTCTGGGAGATATTGGTATTCCTTACCTGCTATTCGGAATTCCATTGACAAGCTCAGATATGCCTTGGAGGCTTGGAACCCCAAACTACATGGCTCCAGAACAGTGGCAGCCAGAAATAAGAGGTCCAATATCCTCTGAGACTGATTCGTGGGGATTTGGGTGCAGCATTGTGGAGATGTTGACTGGTGTTCTACCTTGGTGTGGGAAGtcaattgaagaaatttatgaCTCAGTGGTTAGGAAACAAGAGAAACCACATATTCCCGAGGGCCTCCCTCCTCCAgttgaaaatattcttcttGGCTGTTTTGAATATGACTTGAGGAGCCGCCCCTTGATGACAGACATATTACGCGTATTCAAAAG CTCGCAGAATGCAGTTTTTGTAGATGGAGGCTGGACAGGGTTTGGCAGCAGAACAATCCTGGAGAAATCCAGTGGTGCTGGTTACACAGAGTGGTTTCTGTCAAAGGATCATCTGCAAGTGGGAGACATGGTGCGTTCCAGGAGGCCACCTAATTCGTGCAAACCTGAAAATATGGATGTCCCAGAAGGAACTGTAGTGGGTCTAGAACGCAACCCTGATCGAGatggttttgttttggtgaGTGTTCATGGCATCCATGACCCATTAAGACTTCCTGTCTCAACCTTGGAAAAGGTCTCTTTCGGCCTTGCAGCTGGGGATTGGGTACACCTGAAGGAGGAAAACAATAAGCACTCGCCAGTTGGCATTCTTCATTCCATAAATCGTGATGGAAGTGTGGCTGTTGGATTTATAGGTGTGGAAACTCTATGGAAAGGAAAATATTCAGAGCTTCAAATGGCTGAATCATACTTTGTTGGTCAGTTTGTGAGACTGAAAACTAATGTTCTTAGCCCTCGATTTGAATGGCCTCGTAAAACAGGTGGGGCCTGGGCTACTGGGAAGATTTGGTGGATCCTACCTAATGGTTGCCTCATTGTCAAGTTCCCTGGAAGATTTACAATTGGACAAGAAAATAGCAGTTTCTTGGCTGATCCAGCTGAAGTGGaagtagtttcttttaataCTTGTCCTGGGGTCGTCAAAAAATATCAACACCTTGAGGATTTTCACTGGGCTGTACGACCTCTTGTGATAGCTTTGGGTATATTTACAGCCATGAAGGTTGGATTTTTCACTGGGAAGAAAATACGGAGATCAAGAGTGAACAGGCCGCGGGGTAATGCAGTGCAAAGTAATGGCCAATATACGGATGGTCAGACTAGCGGCGATGGTAGCAACCAAGCATGGTTTCCACCATCCGTGAAAAATATCCTTGGTGTTAGCCCTGCTGCTGCCCGGTAG
- the LOC7465390 gene encoding ATP synthase subunit b', chloroplastic: MANMIMGTSKPLITLSSSSLPTNSKPKLQIPRLSFPKLLKITKPQLLSLSTSTLKSLSLIAATSLTFAPPSLAEEIEKAALFDFNLTLPIIMVEFLVLMVALDKIWFSPLGNFMDERDAAIKEKLSSVKDTSEEVKQLEEQAAAVMRAARAEISAALNKMKKETQGEVEQKLAEGRKKIEAELQEALAKLDTQKEETIKALDSQIAALSDEIVKKVLPVQ, encoded by the coding sequence ATGGCCAACATGATCATGGGCACCTCCAAACCTCTCATCACCCTCTCATCCTCTTCCCTCCCCACCAACTCCAAGCCCAAACTCCAAATCCCACGACTTTCCTTCCCTAAACTCCTCAAAATCACCAAACCCCAACTCCTGTCTCTCTCGACTTCCACTCTTAAGTCCCTCTCTCTCATTGCAGCCACTTCTTTAACCTTCGCACCACCTTCTTTAGCTGAAGAAATAGAAAAGGCTGCACTCTTTGACTTCAACTTAACACTTCCAATAATCATGGTTGAGTTCTTGGTCCTCATGGTTGCCTTGGACAAAATCTGGTTCAGCCCACTTGGTAATTTCATGGATGAAAGGGATGCAGCTATAAAGGAGAAGCTAAGCAGTGTTAAAGATACTTCAGAAGAAGTTAAGCAACTTGAAGAACAGGCTGCTGCTGTTATGAGAGCAGCAAGGGCGGAAATATCGGCTGCGTTGAATAAAATGAAGAAGGAAACACAGGGTGAAGTAGAGCAGAAGTTGGCtgaaggaaggaagaaaattGAGGCTGAGTTGCAAGAAGCATTGGCTAAATTGGATACTCAGAAAGAGGAGACTATTAAAGCACTTGATTCACAAATTGCTGCTCTTAGCGATGAGATTGTTAAGAAGGTGCTTCCTGTTCAATAA